The proteins below come from a single Cottoperca gobio chromosome 11, fCotGob3.1, whole genome shotgun sequence genomic window:
- the LOC115015795 gene encoding CMP-N-acetylneuraminate-beta-galactosamide-alpha-2,3-sialyltransferase 1-like — protein MLLKVKVLVFLLGVTSICMFWRAYMPMSHSVWASNQRVSEEDQWLMKHLSKSVEPFLAPNFNLEEDTFNWWKYLQSEKRSFSTFKRTADELFQMFPHIADVKGSGPKRRTTCAVVGNSGNLKKSQFGPLIDFHDVIIRMNNGRTKGYEADVGSRTTHHVMYPESAMDLDNTTHLVLLPFKILDLEWVMKALGTGFSGKSYMPIKSKIKANKDLVMVLNPAFVRYVHEIWLEKKGKYPSTGFVALVLALHICDEVDVFGFGTDNDGNWSHYWEILRNKALKTGVHHGHNEYGVIQKLAQHHQFRFYKRF, from the exons ATGCTTTTAAAGGTCAAAGTGCTCGTTTTCCTCCTGGGTGTGACCAGCATCTGTATGTTTTGGAGAGCATACATGCCCATGTCACACAGTGTCTGGGCTTCTAATCAACGTGTATCTGAAGAAGATCAGTGGTTAATGAAGCATCTCAGCAAATCTGTTGAACCATTCTTGGCGCCAAACTTCAATCTCGAAGAAGACACTTTCAACTGGTGGAAG TATTTACAAAGTGAAAAGCGCAGCTTTAGCACCTTTAAAAGAACAGCAGATGAGCTGTTCCAGATGTTCCCTCACATTGCGGATGTTAAAGGATCCGGCCCTAAACGCCGAACGACTTGTGCTGTGGTGGGGAATTCTGGTAATTTGAAGAAATCCCAGTTTGGACCTCTCATAGATTTCCATGATGTCATTATAAG AATGAACAATGGTCGTACCAAAGGCTATGAAGCAGATGTTGGGAGCAGAACAACTCATCATGTCATGTATCCAGAGAGTGCTATGGATCTAGATAACACCACTCATCTTGTGCTGCTTCCATTTAAGATACTGGATCTTGAGTGGGTCATGAAGGCCCTCGGCACAGGATTCTCTGGAAA ATCATATATGCcaataaaatcaaaaatcaaGGCTAACAAGGATTTA GTGATGGTCCTAAATCCAGCGTTCGTGAGGTATGTTCATGAAATATGGCTGGAAAAGAAAGGCAAATATCCATCCACTGGCTTTGTGGCTTTGGTTCTTGCGTTGCATATTTGTGACGAG GTCGACGTGTTCGGATTTGGAACAGACAATGATGGAAACTGGAGTCATTACTGGGAGATACTCAGAAACAAAGCGCTAAAAACTGGAGTACATCATGGACATAACGAGTATGGAGTTATCCAGAAGCTAGCTCAGCATCATCAATTCAGGTTTTACAAAAGGTTTTGA
- the LOC115016138 gene encoding CMP-N-acetylneuraminate-beta-galactosamide-alpha-2,3-sialyltransferase 1-like, giving the protein MLLKVKVLVFLLGVTSICMFWRAYMPMSHSVWASNQRVSEEDQWLMKHLSKSVEPFLAPNFNLEEDAFNWWKYLQSEKRSFSTFKRTADELFQMFPHTADVKGSGPKRRTTCAVVGNSGNLKKSQFGPLIDFHDVIIRMNNGRTKGYEADVGSRTTHHVMYPESAMDLDNTTHLVLLPFKILDLEWVMKALGTGFSGK; this is encoded by the exons ATGCTTTTAAAGGTCAAAGTGCTCGTTTTCCTCCTGGGTGTGACCAGCATCTGTATGTTTTGGAGAGCATACATGCCCATGTCACACAGTGTCTGGGCTTCTAATCAACGTGTATCTGAAGAAGATCAGTGGTTAATGAAGCATCTCAGCAAATCTGTTGAACCATTCTTGGCGCCAAACTTCAATCTCGAAGAAGACGCTTTCAACTGGTGGAAG TATTTACAAAGTGAAAAGCGCAGCTTTAGCACCTTTAAAAGAACAGCAGATGAGCTGTTCCAGATGTTCCCTCACACTGCGGATGTTAAAGGATCCGGCCCTAAACGCCGAACGACTTGTGCTGTGGTGGGGAATTCTGGTAATTTGAAGAAATCCCAGTTTGGACCTCTCATAGATTTCCATGATGTCATTATAAG AATGAACAATGGTCGTACCAAAGGCTATGAAGCAGATGTTGGGAGCAGAACAACTCATCATGTCATGTATCCAGAGAGTGCTATGGATCTAGATAACACCACTCATCTTGTGCTGCTTCCATTTAAGATACTGGATCTTGAGTGGGTCATGAAGGCCCTCGGCACAGGATTCTCTGGAAAGTGA